A window of Variovorax paradoxus EPS genomic DNA:
GCCTGATGCGTGCATCGAGCCACGCGATGTGCTCGCGCACGCTCTTGCGCGCAACCGGCTTGACCGTGGTCAGGCGCGCCTTCTCCTGCGCTCGCATCGCCACCAGTTGCGCGCGCCGGTCCACCAGCTCGGTAAGTTCCTGCTGCGCCTCGTCAGGCAGTGCATGCACCTGCGGGCGCATGCGTTGGGCAAATACCGCGAGCACCTGCGCGTCCAGCTTGTCGGTCTTGGCCAGGATGCCCGCGGCGCGGGCAAAGTCGCGCACCCGCTTCGGATTGACCACCGCCACGGGAACGCCGGCCAGGCACAACTGGCTTGCCAGCGCAGTTTCAAAGCCACCCGTGGCTTCCAGCACCACCAGCGTGGGTCGCAGCCGTTTGAGTTGCTCCACGAGAACGGCACGGGCACCATCCTCGTTGTCCACGCGCAAAGCAAATGCACTGGCTTCACCTGCAGCCAAGGCGGGCACCTGTGCCACGTCCAGCCAGGCCTTGCATACGTCGATACCGATAAAGATTTCGTCGTTCATGACACAGCGCCCTTCCTTGTGTTCGATGCGGTCTCTCAGACCTCACAACCGTTCGGGCTGTCTGTTCACTACGAACCGAGGTCGGCCGGCACGACCCTCGCTCCCCCTCGGTATGACCATGAAGGCCTACCCTGGGTCGATCGGCCTGTGCCGGCCAAGCGCTACTTTGCTACATACAAGGGTCGGGGCGGGGGCAAGCGGCGTACCTATGGAGCGCTCTGCCCGCCCCATCCCAACCTTCCCCCAGAGGGGGAAGGGGCAAAACCAGTGCATAAGCCGACTCGCATTCCGGCATAAGCGTTGCAGGACAATCCGCCTACCCATGGGAATCAGCCAATACATCAAGGAAATCGGCCGCGGCGCGCGAGGCGCCAAGCCGCTCACGCGCGAACAGGCCACCGACCTGTTCGGCCAGGTGCTTGACGGCACCGTCACCGACCTCGAAATCGGCGGCTTCTGCCTCGCGATGCGCATCAAGGGCGAGACGCCCGAAGAGATGGCCGGTTTTCTCGATGCCACGCATGCGCGGCTGCAGCACATTCCCGCCGGCGACCGCCCGCTCATCGTGCTGCCCAGCTACAACGGCGCGCGCAAGCTCCCGGTGCTCACCCCTTTGCTGGCGCTGCTGCTGGCCCGCGAAGGCCTTCCGGTGCTGGTGCATGGCAGCGCCACCGAAACGGCACGCGTGCTCGCCTCGAACGTGCTCGCCGCGCTAGACGTGCCGCCCATGACCGACATCGGGCCCATCGCGAGCGGCACCGTGGGCTTCGCCGCAACCGAACTGCTGAACCCCGCGCTCAAGCGCCTGCTCGACGTGCGCCGCGTCGTCGGCCTGCGCAACCCCGGCCACAGCGTGGTCAAGCTGATGCAGCCCACGGCCGGCCCGGCCGTGGTGGTTGCCAGCTACACGCACCCCGAATACGCCCGCGTCATGGCCGAGACCTTCGAGCTCATGGGCACCACCGCCCTGCTCTCGCGCGGCCTCGAAGGCGAAGTGGTCTCCGACCCGCGCCGCACCGCGCAGATCGACGGCTTCCTCTGCGGCGTGCGCACCGAACTGCAGGCACAGGCCAGCGGCACCGCGACCGAGGTGCCTGGGCTTCCGAAGGAAATCGACGTCGCCACCACGGCCGATTACACGCGGCGCGTATTGAATGGCGAGCTTCCCGTGCCCGAAGCCATCGCCACACAGGTCGGGCACATCAAGCAACTGGCATCCCACGCATGAACAACGCATCCACCCTCATCACCGGCCGCTGCACGCTGGTGGGCGCCGGCCCCGGCGACCCGGAATTGCTGACCATCAAGGCCGTGAAGGCGATCCAGGCCGCCACGGTGCTGCTGGTCGACGACCTCGTGAGCGACGAAATCCTGGCCTATGCCCGCCCCGGCGCGCGCATCGTGCACGTGGGCAAGCGCGGCGGTTGCAAGAGCACGCCTCAGGCCTTCATCGAGCGGCTGATGATCACCGCGGTGCGCGAGGGCGAAACCGTGGTGCGCCTGAAGGGCGGCGACCCGTTCATCTTCGGACGCGGCGGCGAAGAGGTGGAGCACCTGCGCGAAGCCGGCATCGCATGCGCGGTGGTCAACGGCATCACCGCCGGCCTCGCAGCCGTGACCTCGCTGGGCGTGCCGCTCACCCACCGCGACCACGCGCAGGGCGTGGTGTTCGTCACCGGCCACGCCAAGACCGGCGCGGGTGCGCAGGATGACCCGACCGACTGGCGCGCACTCGCCGCGATGGCGCACAACGCGCGCCTCACGCTGGTGATCTACATGGGTGTGGCGGGCGCGGCGCGCATCGAGCGTGAGCTGCTGCAGGGCCTGCCGGGGGACACGCCCGTTGCCGTTGTCCAGCACGCAAGCCTGCCGCACCAGCGCCACATCGCGACCACGCTCGACGGGCTGCAGGCACGCATCGCCGAAGCCGGGCTCGCGAGCCCTGCGGTGATCGTGGTGGGCGACGTGCTGCGCGGACTGGCCGCGGCGGCGCTGCCGGTGAGCGCGGACCGGTTCGGCACCTAGGCGAATGGCGAGCACGACCAACAGCCTGGTGTTCGTGTTCGGCACGCTGAAGGAAGGGTTTCCCAACTTCTCCCGCAACTCGGGCGTTCGCGTGCCGGGGACATATGCCACGGCGCTGGCATTTCCGTTCCATCTGGTCGGTGAACGCTTCTCCCCGTGGATGATGGATTCGCCCGGCCTTGGCCATCACGTTCGGGGGCAGCTCTTCGACATCGACGCGGCCGGGCTGGGGGAAATGGATCTGCTCGAAAGGGTCGGCGAGCCTGATGGCTACGTGCGGCGAAGAATCTCGATCCAGCGGGTCGACGACCTCGCCGCGTGCGAAGTCGAGGCGTTTGTCTATTTGAAACCGCCGCAATTGCTCGAGCCCAGCGAGGTTCGCCTCGGGCCTCTGCAGGAGTACACCGAAGCGCACTCGACGCTGTACAGAAGCCGGAGCGGCGCGCAAAAAAGCTGACTCGCCGGGCAACGGGTCGCATACCAGCCACCGCCTCCCCATCGAGATTTGGTCGGCAGGCTGACCCACGCGGTGCCCTGAGGCGGTGCCTTGGTGGCCGCCCCGTTCCGGGGCCTACGTGGCATGGAGCGTGCTTAGACCGTGCATGCCTGTCTCCAGCCCGTTTTCCGCCCGGCAATGAACGCCGTCGCCCCGCTCCCGCCCGCCGCGGTCGAGATCGTCGCGCTCAGCAAGCGCTACGCCCCCGGCACGCCGGCCGCCGTCGACGCCATCGATCTGCGCATCGCCAGCGGCAGTTATTGCTGCCTGCTGGGGCCCTCAGGCTGCGGCAAGAGCACCACGCTGCGCATGATCGCGGGGCATGAATCGGTCACCAGCGGCGACATCCTCCTGGACAACCGCAACATCACCAACCTGCCCGCCGCCGCGCGCGGCACGGCGATGATGTTCCAGAGCTTCGCGCTGTTCCCGCACCTCTCGGCCACCGACAACGTGGCTTTCAGCCTCAAGATGAAAGGCGTCGGCAAGGCCGAGCGCCAGAAGCGTGCGCGCGACCTGCTGGCGCGCGTCGCGATGGGCCACTTGGCCGAGCGCAAGCCGGGCGAGCTCTCCGGCGGCCAGCAGCAGCGCGTGGCGCTGGCGCGCGCGCTCATCACCGAGCCGCGCGTGCTGCTGCTCGATGAACCGCTGTCGGCGCTGGACCCGTTCCTGCGCATCCAGATGCGCGCCGAACTGCGGCGCTGGCAGAAGGAACTGGGCCTGACCTTCGTGCACGTGACGCACTCGCAGGAAGAAGCCATGGCGCTGGCCGACACGATGGTGGTGATGAACCACGGCGTGATCGAGCAGGTCGGCTCGCCGCACGAGATCTACAACCACCCCGCCAACGAATTCGTGGCGCGCTTCATGGGCGGCCACAACGTGATCGACACGCTCGCCGGGCCGATTGCGGTGCGCAACGACCACATGCGGATCGCCGCGAACTCGCAGGCCGATGGCCTGGCCGCCGCGATCACCGACGTCGAATACCAGGGCACCTACGTGCTGCTCGGCCTGGTGTTGGAAGCCGCCGCGCCGGAGCGCCGCAACGTGTCGGTGCTGCTGGGCGAAGCCGCCTTTCTCGCGAGCCCCTACGCGCAAGGCGAGACGGTTCGCCTGTCGTGGGCCGAAGCCGACGCGCGCGCGCTCGCCGTGGCGCCGTAGTCCTCTTTTTCCTTCTTTTCCCCCTCCCTCGTTTGCCTCTTTTTCTTCCACGGAGACTTTGCCAATGACCGAACCCATCGACTCGTCCGCCGGCGTCAAGCGCCGCGCCCTGCTGCAAGGCACCGCCGGCATCCTGGCCACGGGCATCGCGCCCTTCGTGCATGCACAGGAAAAGATCGTGCTGCGCTACTTGGGCACCGCGGTGAACCAGGACAAGGCGATCGCCGAGAAGTTCAAGGCCGACACCGGCATCGAGATCCAGTACGTGGCCGTGACCACCGACGACGTGACCAAACGCGCGGTGACCGCGCCCAACAGCTTCGACCTGATCGACACCGAGTTCTTCTCGCTCAAGAAGATCGTGCCGACCGGCAACCTGAAAGGCATCGACACCAATCGCGTGAAAAACGCCGCCAAGATCACCTCGCTCTTCACCAAGGGCGAAGTGGGCGGCAAGAAGGTCGGCGACCAGGGCACGGCGCCCATCAAGGTGATTTACCTCGAAGGCGAGAAGAGCAAGGCGTTCGCGAAGTCGCCGTCGCAGTTCATGTCGCTGATTCCGACCACCTACAACGCCGACACGCTGGGCATTCGCCCCGACCTCATCAAGCGCCCGATCGGCTCGTGGGCCGAGTTGCTGAACCCCGAGTTCAAGGGCAAGGCCGCCATCCTGAACATTCCCTCGATCGGCATCATGGACGCCGCGATGGTGGTGGAGGCCAAGGGCATACACAAGTACGCCGACAAGGGCAACATGACCAAGGCCGAGATCGACCTCACGATCAAGACCTTGATCGAGGCCAAAAAGGCCGGCCAGTTCCGCGCGCTGTGGAAGGACTTCAACGAGTCGGTCAACCTCATGGCTTCGGGCGAAGTGGTGATCCAGTCGATGTGGTCGCCGGCCGTCACCGCGGTGCGCGGCAAGGGCATCGACTGCACCTTCCAGCCCCTGAAGGAAGGCTATCGCGCCTGGGCCTCGGGCTTCGGCCTGCCGGCCACGCTCTCGGGCAAGAAGCTCGACGGCGCGTACGAGTTCATCAACTGGTTCCTCGACGGCTGGGCCGGCGCGTACCTCAATCGCCAGGGCTACTACAGCGCCGTGCTGGACACCGCCAAGACCAAGATGGAAGCCTACGAGTGGGCCTACTGGATGGAAGGCAAGCCCGCCGCGCAGGACATCAAGAGCCCGCAAGGCGACGTGATCGCCAAGGCCGGCGCGGTGCGCGACGGCGGCAGCTACGAGCAGCGCATGGGCGGCATCGCCTGCTGGAACGCGGTGATGGACGAGAACGAGTACATGGTGCGCAAGTGGAACGAGTTCGTCGCGGCCTGACTTCCCTTTCGATTCCGTGAGCGCTCCCGCCACCCGCGCCTCCGCTGCCGCCAACCCGCTTCACACCGTGAAGGCGTGGTGGCAGGCGGCGCCGTTCGCGCTGGTGTTTCTTCTGTTCTTCTTGATTCCGCTGGCGCTGGTCGCGATGGTCAGCCTGTGGAATTTCAACGAGTACGAGCTGATCCCCGCGATCACGCTGCGCAACTACCTGAGCCTCTTCGAGGGGTGCTCGCACCTCACCGACAACGGCGACCTGTGCGTCACGCTCAACACGTACCTGAGCACCTTCAAGTTCTGCCTGCTGGTGTGGGGCATCACGCTGCTCATCGGGTTTTCGGTCGCGTACTTTCTCGCGTTCCATGTGCGCTCCTCGACCATGCAGACAGTGCTGTTCGTGCTGTGCACCGTGCCCTTCTGGACATCGAACGTGATCCGCATGATCTCGTGGGTGCCGCTCTTGGGGCGCAACGGCCTGGTCAATCAGGGGCTGATGGGCACGGGCCTGGTGAGCCAGCCGGTCGAGTGGCTGCTGTTCTCCGATTTCTCGGTGGTGCTGGCCTTCGTGCACCTCTACACGATGTTCATGATCGTGCCGATCTTCAACAGCATGATGCGCATCGACCGGTCGCTGCTCGAAGCGGCGAACGATGCGGGCGCCACGGGCTGGCAGACGCTCTGGAACGTGGTGGTGCCGCTGTCGCGCACCGGCATCCTGATCGGCTCGATCTTCGTCATCACCATCGTGATGGGCGACTTCGTGACCATCGGCGTGATGGGCGGCCAGCAGATCGCCTCCATCGGCAAGATCATCCAGGTGCAGACCTCGTACCTGCAGTTTCCGCTGGCCGCGGCCAACGCGATGATTTTGCTGGCGGTGGTGCTGATGATCATCTGGGGCCTGACCCGGCTGGTCGATATTCGCAAGGAGCTCTGACATGCAGACACCGATCGGCGCTCAGCGTGCCCCCGGCTTCTGGCCCCTTGCGATCGTGTTCGCCTTGTTCGTGCTGTTTCTCTACGGCCCGATGATCACGATCGTCGTGCTGAGCTTCCAGGGCCCTGAAGGCGGCCTGACCTTTCCGCTGCGCGGGTTGTCGCTGCACTGGTTCTACAAGCTGGCCGAGGGCCTGGGCACCGTCGACATCGGCGCGGCCTTCAGGCGTTCGCTGGCGCTGGGCGCTGTGGTGATGGCTTTCACGGTGGTGCTGTCGGTGCTGGCCGGGCTCGCGTTCCGCAAGAAGCTCAAGGGCGGCAACGCGCTGTTCTTCGTCACGGTCGCGAGCCTGATCATGCCGTCGATCATCATTTCGCTCGGCATCGGGCTGCAGTTCCGGCTGCTTGATACCGGCATCAAGGGCGTGCTCACGGCGATGGACGCCACCACGCTGCTCGAAGGCTATGGCACCGCGCTCGGGCTCTTCAGCTCCGCCCTAGGCGCGCACCTGACTTGGACCCTGCCCTTCGGCCTGCTCATCATGTTCGCCGTGTTCAACCGCTTCAACCCGGCGTACGAAGAGGCCGCGCGCGACCTCGGGGCCACGCCGTGGCAGACCTTCCGCTTCGTGGTGCTGCCGCTGATCGGCCCCTCGATCGTCGGCATCGGCATGTTCGGCTTCACGCTCTCGTGGGACGAGATCGCCCGCACCTCGCAGGCCATCGGCGACGTCAACACGCTGCCGCTCGAATTGCAGGGGCTGACCTCGACGGTCACGACGCCGTCGATCTACGCGCTGGGAACGGTGACCACCGTCGTTTCGCTGCTGGTCATGGCCATGGCGCTGGGTGCCGCGGCGTTGTTGAGACGGCGGGCCGTTCGGCCTATGTGAGATTCATCCTACGCCGCCTAAAATCGCGCTCCAACAAAGCACAAGCGATAGAGAGAGAGAGGCGGACATGCTCGACAAACTGAACGACTTCACGGCGAGCCACGGCGAGCTGCAGCGCGGCCGTGGCCTCGTCACCGGAACCATTGCCCTGAGCCTGGCCATCCTGTGCTTCCTCGGCGTGCTGGCCTTCCACTTCCCGCAGTACCTCACCACGCCCGAGCTGCGCAAGAGCTACAACGTCGACGTGATGCGCTACATCCTGCTCGTGGCCCTGGTGGTCTCGGGCGGGCTCTCGCTGGTCAACATCATCTTCAACCGCTCGCGCTGGCTGTCGTCGGCCGCGTTCCTGCTGGTGGTGGCCTCGGCGCTGCTCGGCGGGCACAAGGTGCCGGTGCACGACTTTGCGGACAACACGCCGTACATCGGCCTCGATTGGTTCATCCTTGACCTGCTGGGCTCATCGCTCATCTTCATCTTCATCGAGAAGCTGTTTGCGCTGCGGAAAGACCAGCCGGTGTTCCGCGAAGAGTGGCAGACCGACTTCCACCACTTCGTGGTGAACCACATGATCGTGGGCTTCGTGCTGCTGGCCACCAACCTCATGGTGCACAAGCTCTTCGGCTGGGCGGCCAACGACGGCATCCGCGGCTGGGTGGGCAACCTGCCGTTCTGGGCGGGCATCCTGCTGATCATCCTGGTGGCCGATCTCGTGCAGTACTGGACGCACCGCGCGTACCACGAGGTGCCGGTGCTCTGGCGCCTGCACGCGGTGCACCACAGCGTGAAAAGCATGGACTGGATGGCCGGCTCGCGCCAGCACATCCTCGAACTGCTGATCACGCGCACGCTGGTGCTCGCGCCGATCTACGTGCTGGGCTTCAGCAAGGAAGTGATCGATGCCTACATCGTGGTGGTCGGCTTCCAGGCGGTGTTCAACCACTGCAATGTGAGCGTGCGGCTCGGCCCGCTGCGCTACATCATCGTGACGCCCAACTTCCATCACTGGCACCACAGCCAGGACATCGAGGCGCTCGACAAGAACTATTCGGCGCACTACGCCTTCCTCGACTACATCTTCGGCACCGCGGTGAAAAGCACCAAGCTCTGGCCCGAGAAGTACGGCGTGCTGGGCGACTACGTGCCCAACGGCTTCTTCAAGCAGTTGAAGTTTCCGTTCGTCTGGAAGGGATGATGCGGGCCGCTCTTGTTCGCGCCGCCGCGCTCGTGGCGGTGGCGGGTGCCGCCCTGCTGCTTTCGGCTTGCGCTACCCGGGTCGACTTGCCCACCAAGGATTCGGGCCTGCGCCTGCGGGTGCAGAGCTCGGTCATCGCACCGGGCAATGGCGGCGAGCTCATCACGGCCAGCGCGCTGGAGCCCGGCGACATCCTGCTGAGCTCGATTGCGACGGTCAATTCGTTCGGCATCCGGCTGGGCACTTTTTCGCCGGTGAGCCATGCGCTGCTGTACCTGGGCGACGGGCTGATCGCCGAAGCTGTAGGCACCGGCGTGCGCGCACGGCCGCTGGCCGACGTGGTGGCCGAAGAGCAGATGGTGGTGGCCTTCCGCGTGCCCGGCCTCGACGACGCGGGCGTTGCGAAGCTGCGCACCTGGGCCAATTCGCAGGTCGGCACGCGCTACAACACCACCGGCGTGCTGCTGAACGCGCCTTTCGTGCTGAACCGGCGCCTCTGCGAGCTGCCGTTGATTCCGTCTTCGGTGAGCAATTTCTGTATCAGCGGCATGGCCATGGTGCAGCTGGGCGCGAGCCGCGACGACCAGTTCTTCTGCTCGCAGTTCGTGCTGGAGGCCTATCGCAAGGCGGGCCTGCCGATCACCGCTGCCGATCCGCGCTGGGTGAGCCCGGCCGACCTGCTGCACATGCGCGAGGGCGACGTGCCCTCCATCGCCGCGACGCAGCCGCTGCGCTACATCGGGCACCTGAAATACAACGCGCCGCCGATCCTGGCGGCGGATGGGCCCTGACCGTCTTGAGCACTGCTACTTTCCAGTTCGATGTCGTCGTGGTCGGCGCCGGTGCGGCCGGGCTGTTCTGCGCCGGGGTCGCGGGCCAGCGCGGGCTCAAGATGCTGCTGGTCGATCACAGCGAGAAGGTCGGCGAGAAGATCCGCATCTCGGGCGGCGGGCGGGCCAATTTCACCAACCGCGACCTCGACGTGCGCGCCCCGCAGCGCCACTTCATCGGCGACAACCCGAATTTCTGCCGCTCGGCGCTGTCGCGCTATGCGCCGCAGCAGTTCATCGAGCTGGTGCAGAAACACGGCATCGCCTTTCACGAGAAGCACAAGGGGCAGCTTTTTTGCGACGGCTCCTCGCAGCAGATCGTGGACATGCTGCTGGCCGAATGCGAAGCCGGCGGGGTGACGCGATGGCAGCCGTGCAAGCTGGGGAATATTGTTTTTTCTCCCGGCGCCTCCGATGCAGCGGGCGCCGGAAGCTATCGAATTGATAGCGATCGTGGCGTGATCGAGACACCGAAGCTGGTGATTGCGACCGGCGGCCTGTCGATCCCCCAGATCGGCGCCAGCGACTTCGGCTACCGCATCGCCGAGCAGTTCGGCCTGCGCGTGGTCACGCCCCGCCCCGCCCTTGTGCCGCTGACTTTCGGCGGCGAAGGCTGGGCGCCGTATGCAGAACTGGCAGGGCTGGCGCTGCCGGTGCGGATCGAAACCGGGGCCAAGAAGGAAAAGATGGCTTTTCTCGAAGACCTGCTGTTCACCCACCGCGGCCTGTCCGGCCCTGCGGTGCTGCAGATTTCGAGCTATTGGAAGCCCGGCGCCCCGCTCACCATCGATTTCGCACCCGGCACGGACGTGGCCGAGGCGCTGGGCGAGGCCAAGCTGCGGTCGAAGAAGCGCATCGCCAACGAGCTGGCGACGCTGGTGCCCTCGCGGCTGGCGGACGCCTGGGTCGGGCAGGACCCGGCCCTGCAGCGGCCCGTCAACGAGGCGGCCGACAAGGCGCTGGCGGCGCTTTCCGAGCGCATCGCCCGATGGCAGATCACCCCGAGCGGGACCGAGGGCTACAAGAAGGCCGAAGTCACCGCCGGGGGCGTCGATACCCGCGATTTGTCGTCCCAGACGATGGAATCGAAGCAGCCAGGGCTTTATTTCATCGGCGAAGTGGTCGATGTGACGGGTTGGTTGGGCGGATACAACTTCCAATGGGCCTGGGCGAGCGCTCATGCGTGCGCAACCGCGCTATAATCGCGGGCTAACTTTTGGCCTTCCCTCAACGGCCACCAAAGATTTCAGTTGAGGAACCCCGGCTTTGGGCCTCGATCTCCCCGAGCCAACTTCAGTTCAACGATTCATCAATGACCACCATCCGCGTTAAAGAAAACGAGCCCTTCGACGTCGCTCTGCGTCGCTTCAAGCGCACCATCGAAAAGCTCGGCCTGCTGACCGACCTGCGCGCCCGCGAGTTCTACGAAAAGCCGACCGCCGAGCGCAAGCGCAAGAAGGCAGCCGCCGTCAAGCGCCACTACAAGCGCGTGCGCAGCATGCAGCTGCCCAAGAAGCTGTACTAAGCAACACCTGCGGGCAGCCGGCCCTCGACGAAAGTCACCGCCCGCGCCCCGTTGCCTCAGCCGCGCCAGGGAAACCTGCCGCGGCTTTTGTTTTTTCCG
This region includes:
- the cobA gene encoding uroporphyrinogen-III C-methyltransferase: MNNASTLITGRCTLVGAGPGDPELLTIKAVKAIQAATVLLVDDLVSDEILAYARPGARIVHVGKRGGCKSTPQAFIERLMITAVREGETVVRLKGGDPFIFGRGGEEVEHLREAGIACAVVNGITAGLAAVTSLGVPLTHRDHAQGVVFVTGHAKTGAGAQDDPTDWRALAAMAHNARLTLVIYMGVAGAARIERELLQGLPGDTPVAVVQHASLPHQRHIATTLDGLQARIAEAGLASPAVIVVGDVLRGLAAAALPVSADRFGT
- a CDS encoding IS110 family transposase; protein product: MNDEIFIGIDVCKAWLDVAQVPALAAGEASAFALRVDNEDGARAVLVEQLKRLRPTLVVLEATGGFETALASQLCLAGVPVAVVNPKRVRDFARAAGILAKTDKLDAQVLAVFAQRMRPQVHALPDEAQQELTELVDRRAQLVAMRAQEKARLTTVKPVARKSVREHIAWLDARIRQIERDLDGRLKDSPLYRPKYDLLDSVPGVGRVTITTLLSRMPELGTLERKRIAALAGVAPFADDSGKRRGQRYIQGGRADVRCVLYMAALSAARCNPVIKAMYERLRAAGKPFKVAITACMRKLLVILNAMLKSEQPWRTDPIAR
- the rpsU gene encoding 30S ribosomal protein S21 is translated as MTTIRVKENEPFDVALRRFKRTIEKLGLLTDLRAREFYEKPTAERKRKKAAAVKRHYKRVRSMQLPKKLY
- a CDS encoding ABC transporter substrate-binding protein, giving the protein MTEPIDSSAGVKRRALLQGTAGILATGIAPFVHAQEKIVLRYLGTAVNQDKAIAEKFKADTGIEIQYVAVTTDDVTKRAVTAPNSFDLIDTEFFSLKKIVPTGNLKGIDTNRVKNAAKITSLFTKGEVGGKKVGDQGTAPIKVIYLEGEKSKAFAKSPSQFMSLIPTTYNADTLGIRPDLIKRPIGSWAELLNPEFKGKAAILNIPSIGIMDAAMVVEAKGIHKYADKGNMTKAEIDLTIKTLIEAKKAGQFRALWKDFNESVNLMASGEVVIQSMWSPAVTAVRGKGIDCTFQPLKEGYRAWASGFGLPATLSGKKLDGAYEFINWFLDGWAGAYLNRQGYYSAVLDTAKTKMEAYEWAYWMEGKPAAQDIKSPQGDVIAKAGAVRDGGSYEQRMGGIACWNAVMDENEYMVRKWNEFVAA
- a CDS encoding ABC transporter permease — translated: MQTPIGAQRAPGFWPLAIVFALFVLFLYGPMITIVVLSFQGPEGGLTFPLRGLSLHWFYKLAEGLGTVDIGAAFRRSLALGAVVMAFTVVLSVLAGLAFRKKLKGGNALFFVTVASLIMPSIIISLGIGLQFRLLDTGIKGVLTAMDATTLLEGYGTALGLFSSALGAHLTWTLPFGLLIMFAVFNRFNPAYEEAARDLGATPWQTFRFVVLPLIGPSIVGIGMFGFTLSWDEIARTSQAIGDVNTLPLELQGLTSTVTTPSIYALGTVTTVVSLLVMAMALGAAALLRRRAVRPM
- a CDS encoding ABC transporter permease; translation: MSAPATRASAAANPLHTVKAWWQAAPFALVFLLFFLIPLALVAMVSLWNFNEYELIPAITLRNYLSLFEGCSHLTDNGDLCVTLNTYLSTFKFCLLVWGITLLIGFSVAYFLAFHVRSSTMQTVLFVLCTVPFWTSNVIRMISWVPLLGRNGLVNQGLMGTGLVSQPVEWLLFSDFSVVLAFVHLYTMFMIVPIFNSMMRIDRSLLEAANDAGATGWQTLWNVVVPLSRTGILIGSIFVITIVMGDFVTIGVMGGQQIASIGKIIQVQTSYLQFPLAAANAMILLAVVLMIIWGLTRLVDIRKEL
- a CDS encoding YaeF family permuted papain-like enzyme — protein: MRAALVRAAALVAVAGAALLLSACATRVDLPTKDSGLRLRVQSSVIAPGNGGELITASALEPGDILLSSIATVNSFGIRLGTFSPVSHALLYLGDGLIAEAVGTGVRARPLADVVAEEQMVVAFRVPGLDDAGVAKLRTWANSQVGTRYNTTGVLLNAPFVLNRRLCELPLIPSSVSNFCISGMAMVQLGASRDDQFFCSQFVLEAYRKAGLPITAADPRWVSPADLLHMREGDVPSIAATQPLRYIGHLKYNAPPILAADGP
- a CDS encoding sterol desaturase family protein, which gives rise to MLDKLNDFTASHGELQRGRGLVTGTIALSLAILCFLGVLAFHFPQYLTTPELRKSYNVDVMRYILLVALVVSGGLSLVNIIFNRSRWLSSAAFLLVVASALLGGHKVPVHDFADNTPYIGLDWFILDLLGSSLIFIFIEKLFALRKDQPVFREEWQTDFHHFVVNHMIVGFVLLATNLMVHKLFGWAANDGIRGWVGNLPFWAGILLIILVADLVQYWTHRAYHEVPVLWRLHAVHHSVKSMDWMAGSRQHILELLITRTLVLAPIYVLGFSKEVIDAYIVVVGFQAVFNHCNVSVRLGPLRYIIVTPNFHHWHHSQDIEALDKNYSAHYAFLDYIFGTAVKSTKLWPEKYGVLGDYVPNGFFKQLKFPFVWKG
- a CDS encoding ABC transporter ATP-binding protein; the protein is MNAVAPLPPAAVEIVALSKRYAPGTPAAVDAIDLRIASGSYCCLLGPSGCGKSTTLRMIAGHESVTSGDILLDNRNITNLPAAARGTAMMFQSFALFPHLSATDNVAFSLKMKGVGKAERQKRARDLLARVAMGHLAERKPGELSGGQQQRVALARALITEPRVLLLDEPLSALDPFLRIQMRAELRRWQKELGLTFVHVTHSQEEAMALADTMVVMNHGVIEQVGSPHEIYNHPANEFVARFMGGHNVIDTLAGPIAVRNDHMRIAANSQADGLAAAITDVEYQGTYVLLGLVLEAAAPERRNVSVLLGEAAFLASPYAQGETVRLSWAEADARALAVAP
- the ybiB gene encoding DNA-binding protein YbiB, which translates into the protein MGISQYIKEIGRGARGAKPLTREQATDLFGQVLDGTVTDLEIGGFCLAMRIKGETPEEMAGFLDATHARLQHIPAGDRPLIVLPSYNGARKLPVLTPLLALLLAREGLPVLVHGSATETARVLASNVLAALDVPPMTDIGPIASGTVGFAATELLNPALKRLLDVRRVVGLRNPGHSVVKLMQPTAGPAVVVASYTHPEYARVMAETFELMGTTALLSRGLEGEVVSDPRRTAQIDGFLCGVRTELQAQASGTATEVPGLPKEIDVATTADYTRRVLNGELPVPEAIATQVGHIKQLASHA
- a CDS encoding gamma-glutamylcyclotransferase family protein, translating into MASTTNSLVFVFGTLKEGFPNFSRNSGVRVPGTYATALAFPFHLVGERFSPWMMDSPGLGHHVRGQLFDIDAAGLGEMDLLERVGEPDGYVRRRISIQRVDDLAACEVEAFVYLKPPQLLEPSEVRLGPLQEYTEAHSTLYRSRSGAQKS
- a CDS encoding NAD(P)/FAD-dependent oxidoreductase, coding for MSTATFQFDVVVVGAGAAGLFCAGVAGQRGLKMLLVDHSEKVGEKIRISGGGRANFTNRDLDVRAPQRHFIGDNPNFCRSALSRYAPQQFIELVQKHGIAFHEKHKGQLFCDGSSQQIVDMLLAECEAGGVTRWQPCKLGNIVFSPGASDAAGAGSYRIDSDRGVIETPKLVIATGGLSIPQIGASDFGYRIAEQFGLRVVTPRPALVPLTFGGEGWAPYAELAGLALPVRIETGAKKEKMAFLEDLLFTHRGLSGPAVLQISSYWKPGAPLTIDFAPGTDVAEALGEAKLRSKKRIANELATLVPSRLADAWVGQDPALQRPVNEAADKALAALSERIARWQITPSGTEGYKKAEVTAGGVDTRDLSSQTMESKQPGLYFIGEVVDVTGWLGGYNFQWAWASAHACATAL